In Alosa sapidissima isolate fAloSap1 chromosome 5, fAloSap1.pri, whole genome shotgun sequence, the genomic stretch ATTCTGGAACACACTGTTGCTTTTCTGAGGAGCAACAGTCACCATGACAGCAACAACTTTCACAACGGCTTCTCCGCCTGCCTGCAAAAAGCCTCTGAGTTCCTCCAGACAACAGATATGGCCTCAAATCAGAAGCTGGCGCTGTCATCAAGACTGGACATGGTTGCTGTCCCCCagcatcatcatcctcatctgaAACTGGACGTCCAGACTCCCCTTTCTTCAGCCACCGTCTCCAAGCCACTGAGCCCTAAGAGATCCGCTTCAAAAGCTGCACTGTGGAATCCCAGATCACCTGGCGGACATTTGACCTGCCAGATCCTGTGTCAAAAAGTGGACATTTACGCCAACATCAAAGCTGAAGTCAAAGCCGGCATCAGCAAAAGTTCCCCTCAGCCTCCACCTTCCTCCATGTCAACGGTCTCCCCCTCCCACAGACGCCATCTGACCCAAAACTCCCAGTCATCTACACAAGCTTCCAGCCCCATCACATCAGGCTACACTGGAAAGGAACTGTTGCCACAAACCCAGCTCATGTGGAGACCATGGTCTTGAGCTGTCAATCATGCCTGTAGCCTGGCAACCACTCTTCTCTAGCAGGTGAACATATTTAAGAGAGTGTGATGCCAGAGTCAGAACTGGACCAAAGCCCCTGTGTAAATCCAGGGGCTCTATGTTAATATATTATTGAGTTATGGAATCCTTCTCCACATTCTTAGAATACTGTGGGCTCTGTGCAATGTTAAAGAAGTCAGAGTTTTATCCTCCACAGCTGAGACTGCTGTAAAACTAAATGACTAAATTCTCTGATCAGAACGCTCAAATATGGACAACAGCTAAATAAGCTTTCTTCTCTGCTCTATGTGTATTTAAATTCACGTCATATTTTgcacatttttcttttatttatttcaattaTACCATTGATGAAAATAATTATATTTTTgctatatgtatatattatgAAGAGAATAAATGTATTTCCTAAAAAATATAACTTTTCAATTGTTAGTCTCGTTTTTACTCTATCCAGTATTTGGCCTATCCATCAGTCCACCTTTCTACCTTCTAATTTAGGAATGTGAcgttcctctctctcgctccttcgCTCTGTCtttattactctctctctcacacacacacaaaaacaagacaGACAATGTTATCATGTAAATTTTATTGGCGCGAGTTCGCCATTGACTGTGCGTGAGATGACACGTGGCGCCAACAAGAGATGGCACACGCTGGACTTCAAAGGAGAAGCTCCAGTGAGAAAAGACCCCCGTGAGAGACATGGTTCATGGGGCTCATCCTTATTCAAC encodes the following:
- the LOC121708708 gene encoding transcription factor HES-7.1-B-like, coding for MKLQLAVHHVKIDRKLLKPQVERRRRERINRCLETLSKMLMEDRENQKRTEKAEILEHTVAFLRSNSHHDSNNFHNGFSACLQKASEFLQTTDMASNQKLALSSRLDMVAVPQHHHPHLKLDVQTPLSSATVSKPLSPKRSASKAALWNPRSPGGHLTCQILCQKVDIYANIKAEVKAGISKSSPQPPPSSMSTVSPSHRRHLTQNSQSSTQASSPITSGYTGKELLPQTQLMWRPWS